The following are encoded in a window of Aromatoleum petrolei genomic DNA:
- a CDS encoding CidA/LrgA family protein, with translation MIGALTVLLVFQLIGEAFARGLDLPIPGPVIGMGLMFAALVLRGGPGGELRSTATGILQHLSLLFIPAGTGVMLHFQRLADEWLPLTVALIASTLLSIAVSALLLHMLSRHTPHGEDRS, from the coding sequence ATGATTGGCGCACTGACCGTACTGCTTGTGTTCCAGCTTATCGGCGAGGCATTTGCCCGCGGACTCGATCTCCCCATCCCCGGCCCGGTCATCGGTATGGGCCTCATGTTTGCAGCCCTGGTCCTGCGCGGCGGACCTGGCGGCGAATTGCGCAGCACGGCAACCGGCATCCTGCAGCACCTGTCGCTGCTGTTCATCCCTGCCGGCACGGGGGTCATGCTCCACTTCCAGCGCCTCGCCGACGAATGGCTGCCGCTGACGGTGGCACTCATCGCCAGCACCCTGCTGTCGATCGCGGTTTCCGCGCTGCTCCTCCACATGCTGTCCCGACACACCCCGCACGGCGAGGACCGGTCGTGA
- a CDS encoding LrgB family protein — MKPALGEIWVYLSTTPLLGLTLTLLAYQGALWLYRRGNHHPLLNPVMVAVAVLVLVLTLTGTPYQTYFDGAQFVHFLLGPATVALAIPLHAQWKRLKGMLLPLLVTLTIGSLTAALSAVGIAALLGASRESVMSMAPKSVTMPIAMGVAERLGGLPSLTAVLVMSTGILGAVGARYVYRLLHIEDHAVRGFAIGIASHGIGTARAFQVSEQAGAFAALAMGLNGLLTAAMLPWILPWLESLLR; from the coding sequence GTGAAACCCGCACTCGGCGAAATCTGGGTCTACCTCTCCACCACACCGCTGCTCGGACTCACGCTCACGCTGCTCGCCTATCAAGGCGCACTATGGCTCTACCGCCGGGGCAACCACCACCCGCTGCTCAACCCGGTGATGGTCGCGGTGGCCGTTCTCGTGCTCGTCCTGACGCTCACCGGCACGCCCTACCAGACCTACTTCGACGGCGCGCAATTCGTGCACTTCCTCCTCGGCCCGGCGACTGTCGCGCTGGCCATTCCGCTCCATGCGCAATGGAAGCGCCTGAAGGGCATGCTGCTGCCCCTCCTCGTCACCCTCACCATCGGTTCCCTCACTGCCGCCCTATCGGCTGTCGGCATCGCCGCACTGCTTGGCGCTAGCCGCGAATCGGTCATGTCGATGGCGCCCAAGAGCGTCACAATGCCGATCGCGATGGGCGTGGCCGAGCGCCTCGGCGGCCTGCCCTCGCTGACTGCGGTACTGGTAATGAGCACCGGCATCCTCGGCGCCGTCGGTGCCCGCTACGTCTACCGCCTGCTGCACATCGAGGATCATGCCGTGCGCGGCTTCGCGATCGGCATCGCCTCGCACGGCATCGGCACCGCGCGCGCCTTCCAGGTGAGCGAGCAGGCCGGCGCCTTCGCGGCGCTGGCGATGGGGCTCAACGGCCTGCTCACCGCCGCGATGCTGCCGTGGATCCTGCCGTGGCTCGAATCGCTGCTGCGCTGA
- a CDS encoding TonB-dependent receptor plug domain-containing protein: MTALAGSAVGAEGIGPLARVVEDPFFDELPVVLSVSRLAQPLRDAPGSVTVIDADTIRTSGVRDLADLLRLVPGFFVAHSTNGAPNAVYHGMTDENPRGLQILIDGRSLYSPLFFGGVAWNLIDVSLDEIERIEVIRGSNSAAYGSNAFLGVVNVVTRSAIETQGVRVRAGQGNDGVADRYARVGMRIGDGSVRVSAETVRDNNIMHFDDRREHRRVNLRADMPLSAADELQVEAGAVDLRLRMGVAGETLNPARGTEAAKTFGSLAWQHAIRDGGSISLRFTHTAERYRDDYTVSDPELDQLLGSVGLSTPFLLEIDQRIDTVRDELEFQHTLIPSANTRFVWGAGARYDAVEGRQFYGRDGDAVRQAVHRLFGNFEWRPSDAWTTNLGMTWENDSLSNTSLAPRLAVNHHLSQQQTLRVGLSRAHRIPSLTEAKSREHYGALDTTPFGLPFGVIPLEIQRDASGHLDKEVIDVTEIGYLGDFREQGVFVDVRLFEEKVKDRIMPVSLTLSPPDCEVRGLGRLRRRPPECGSYIDYMNAQDLDIRGAEYQLRWSPTGGTQFTLNQSFIAIDSKANAEFSALGRRDAVKAERHMDNSAPRRATMLRWVQELPAGAEFSVAHYRYGRFQWTPNTAVKAFNRTDVRVAYPFRIGPTRAEFALTGQGVGGRRAEFKERDADGSGPIPAQYIHPRVWASIALEF, translated from the coding sequence ATGACGGCGCTCGCGGGCTCCGCCGTGGGGGCAGAGGGAATCGGACCGCTTGCCCGTGTCGTTGAAGACCCTTTCTTTGACGAACTGCCGGTCGTGCTGTCGGTATCGCGCCTCGCGCAGCCCTTGCGCGACGCGCCGGGCTCGGTCACCGTGATCGACGCCGATACGATACGTACCTCGGGCGTGCGCGATCTCGCGGACCTGCTGCGGTTGGTGCCGGGTTTCTTTGTCGCTCACTCCACCAATGGCGCGCCGAATGCCGTCTACCACGGCATGACCGACGAGAATCCGCGCGGGCTGCAGATCCTCATCGACGGCCGTTCTCTGTACAGCCCGCTGTTCTTCGGTGGCGTGGCGTGGAACCTGATCGACGTGTCACTCGACGAGATCGAGCGCATCGAGGTGATTCGCGGCTCGAATTCGGCTGCCTACGGTTCGAATGCGTTCCTTGGTGTCGTGAATGTGGTGACGCGCTCCGCGATCGAGACTCAGGGTGTCCGTGTGCGTGCGGGTCAGGGTAACGACGGGGTTGCGGACCGGTACGCCCGGGTCGGGATGCGGATCGGCGACGGATCGGTCCGCGTTTCTGCGGAAACCGTGCGCGACAACAACATCATGCACTTCGACGACCGGCGCGAGCATCGGCGTGTCAATCTGCGGGCCGACATGCCCTTGAGTGCAGCCGACGAGTTGCAGGTGGAGGCGGGCGCCGTCGACCTGCGTCTGCGTATGGGCGTGGCGGGCGAGACGCTGAATCCGGCGCGCGGCACCGAAGCGGCAAAGACCTTCGGATCCTTGGCGTGGCAGCATGCCATCCGCGACGGCGGCTCGATTTCCCTGCGCTTCACGCATACCGCGGAGCGTTATCGCGACGACTACACCGTGTCCGACCCGGAGCTCGACCAATTGCTCGGCTCGGTCGGATTGTCGACCCCGTTTCTCTTGGAGATCGATCAACGCATCGATACGGTGCGCGACGAACTCGAGTTCCAGCACACTCTTATCCCGAGCGCGAATACCCGTTTTGTCTGGGGGGCGGGTGCGCGCTACGATGCGGTCGAGGGACGGCAGTTCTACGGCCGCGACGGTGACGCCGTGCGACAAGCGGTGCACCGGCTGTTCGGCAACTTCGAGTGGCGGCCATCAGATGCGTGGACGACGAACCTCGGCATGACGTGGGAAAACGATTCGCTGTCGAACACGTCGCTGGCGCCGCGGCTTGCAGTCAACCATCACCTGTCGCAGCAGCAGACCCTCCGCGTTGGGCTTTCGCGCGCGCACCGCATTCCATCCCTGACGGAGGCGAAGTCGCGCGAGCACTATGGTGCGCTCGACACGACCCCATTCGGGCTTCCCTTCGGCGTGATCCCGCTGGAAATACAGCGGGACGCGAGCGGGCATCTCGACAAGGAGGTGATCGACGTCACGGAAATCGGCTATCTCGGCGATTTCCGCGAACAGGGCGTGTTTGTGGATGTCCGTCTGTTCGAGGAAAAGGTCAAGGATCGCATCATGCCTGTATCCCTGACGCTTTCGCCGCCCGATTGCGAGGTGCGCGGATTGGGTCGCTTGCGGAGGCGTCCGCCGGAATGCGGCAGCTACATCGATTACATGAATGCGCAGGACCTCGATATTCGGGGGGCGGAGTATCAGCTGCGCTGGTCTCCCACGGGGGGCACTCAGTTCACGCTCAACCAGTCGTTCATCGCCATCGACTCCAAGGCGAATGCAGAATTTTCGGCACTTGGGCGGAGGGATGCGGTAAAAGCGGAGCGCCACATGGACAATTCGGCGCCGCGGCGCGCGACGATGCTGCGCTGGGTGCAGGAACTTCCCGCCGGCGCGGAATTCTCCGTCGCGCATTACCGCTACGGGCGCTTCCAATGGACGCCGAATACCGCAGTCAAGGCATTCAACCGGACGGACGTGCGCGTGGCGTATCCGTTCCGGATCGGCCCGACGCGGGCAGAGTTTGCATTGACCGGGCAGGGGGTCGGCGGTCGTCGGGCGGAGTTCAAGGAGCGTGACGCCGATGGCAGCGGGCCGATCCCGGCGCAGTACATTCATCCACGCGTCTGGGCGAGTATCGCGCTGGAATTCTGA